In one window of Streptomyces griseus subsp. griseus DNA:
- a CDS encoding N5-glutamine methyltransferase family protein yields the protein MSETSLPAPDHTAGLREALLAAAFTADGLLDRLGASAYAALARSETVPALRATRGASPLDTLVRLFLLQRPVPQEQARAALPLEECVRDGWVSVEGGLVRATVDVRPYGGPDGEDWFIVSDLGCAVGGAGGIGSHEEGVVLGVGGASTTLASITVRAPVASALDLGTGSGIQALHATQHATRVTATDLNPRALEFTRLTLALSGAAPADLREGSLFEPVGTETFDLIVSNPPFVISPGARLTYRDGGMAGDDLCRTLVQQAGDHLNEGGYAQFLANWQHVEGEEWQDRLRSWVPAGCDAWIVQREVQDVTQYAELWLRDSGDHRSDPEAYAERYEAWLDEFEARGTTSVGFGWITLRRSAAAAAGRPSIVVEEWPHAVQQPLGRAVEEHFARQDYLRDQDDAALLAGHFTLATEVVQEQVGLPGAEDPEHVVLRQHRGMMRATKVDAVAAGFAGVCDGSLPAGRILDAIAQLMSEDPVLLRDRTPQAIRLLVEEGFLEPVASPVAGQGIG from the coding sequence GTGAGTGAGACCAGCCTTCCCGCACCCGACCACACCGCCGGCCTCCGTGAGGCGCTGCTCGCCGCGGCCTTCACCGCCGACGGCCTCCTCGACCGGCTCGGCGCCTCCGCCTATGCCGCGCTCGCCCGCAGCGAGACCGTGCCCGCTTTGCGTGCCACCCGGGGCGCGTCGCCACTCGACACGTTGGTCCGGCTGTTCCTCCTCCAGCGCCCCGTCCCCCAGGAGCAGGCCCGCGCCGCCCTGCCGCTGGAGGAGTGCGTCCGGGACGGCTGGGTGAGCGTCGAGGGCGGCCTGGTCCGCGCCACCGTCGACGTACGGCCCTACGGCGGTCCGGACGGTGAGGACTGGTTCATCGTCTCCGACCTCGGCTGCGCGGTGGGCGGTGCGGGCGGGATCGGCTCCCACGAGGAGGGCGTCGTCCTCGGCGTCGGCGGGGCCTCGACCACCCTCGCCTCCATCACCGTGCGTGCGCCGGTCGCCTCGGCCCTCGACCTCGGTACGGGCTCCGGCATCCAGGCGCTGCACGCCACCCAGCACGCCACCCGCGTCACCGCCACCGACCTCAACCCCCGCGCCCTGGAGTTCACCCGGCTCACCCTCGCCCTCTCCGGCGCCGCCCCCGCCGACCTCCGCGAGGGCTCCCTCTTCGAGCCGGTCGGTACGGAGACCTTCGACCTGATCGTCTCCAACCCGCCCTTCGTCATCTCGCCCGGCGCACGCCTCACCTACCGGGACGGCGGCATGGCCGGCGACGACCTCTGCCGCACCCTGGTCCAGCAGGCGGGCGACCATCTGAACGAGGGGGGATACGCCCAGTTCCTCGCCAACTGGCAGCACGTCGAGGGCGAGGAGTGGCAGGACCGGCTGCGCTCCTGGGTGCCCGCCGGGTGCGACGCCTGGATCGTGCAGCGCGAGGTCCAGGACGTCACGCAGTACGCCGAGCTCTGGCTGCGCGACAGCGGCGACCACCGCAGCGACCCGGAGGCGTACGCGGAGCGGTACGAGGCGTGGCTGGACGAGTTCGAGGCACGCGGCACCACCTCGGTCGGCTTCGGCTGGATCACGTTGCGCAGGTCCGCCGCCGCGGCCGCGGGGCGCCCGTCGATCGTCGTCGAGGAGTGGCCGCACGCCGTGCAGCAGCCGCTGGGCCGGGCCGTGGAGGAGCACTTCGCCCGCCAGGACTATCTGCGCGACCAGGACGACGCCGCCCTCCTCGCCGGGCACTTCACCCTCGCCACCGAGGTCGTGCAGGAGCAGGTGGGCCTGCCCGGGGCCGAGGATCCCGAGCATGTGGTGCTGCGCCAGCACCGCGGGATGATGCGGGCGACCAAGGTGGACGCGGTGGCCGCCGGGTTCGCCGGGGTGTGCGACGGTTCGCTGCCCGCCGGACGGATCCTGGACGCCATCGCCCAGTTGATGTCCGAGGACCCGGTGCTCCTGCGCGACCGCACCCCGCAGGCGATCCGGCTGCTGGTCGAGGAGGGCTTCCTGGAGCCGGTGGCGAGCCCTGTCGCGGGACAGGGGATCGGGTGA
- a CDS encoding small secreted protein gives MNKKLAAALSGGAVLVLTLSGCSDDSDDKVNDWAKKVCDQVQPQLQKIANANASIQQQTADNSKPADVQKTDSAAFQQISQAYKSLGTAVDSAGPPPVDDGETTQKEAVKELNASATAYAGLKTKVDALETKDQAKFADGLKGIADELNKISTSGDQALKKLQSGEVGTAMSKQKGCQKPAPSTGPASPGGSAAPDAGAATPSASASEEKKA, from the coding sequence GTGAACAAGAAGCTTGCAGCCGCACTGTCCGGCGGTGCGGTACTCGTACTGACGCTGTCGGGCTGCAGCGACGACAGCGATGACAAGGTGAACGACTGGGCCAAGAAGGTCTGCGACCAGGTCCAGCCGCAGCTGCAGAAGATCGCCAACGCCAACGCCTCCATCCAGCAGCAGACCGCTGACAACAGCAAGCCCGCCGACGTCCAGAAGACGGACTCGGCCGCCTTCCAGCAGATCTCCCAGGCGTACAAGTCGCTCGGCACGGCCGTGGACTCGGCCGGTCCGCCGCCGGTGGACGACGGTGAGACCACGCAGAAGGAGGCCGTGAAGGAGCTCAACGCCTCCGCCACGGCGTACGCGGGTCTGAAGACCAAGGTCGACGCACTGGAGACCAAGGACCAGGCGAAGTTCGCCGACGGCCTCAAGGGCATCGCCGACGAGCTGAACAAGATCAGCACCAGCGGTGACCAGGCGCTGAAGAAGCTCCAGTCCGGCGAAGTCGGCACCGCGATGTCGAAGCAGAAGGGCTGCCAGAAGCCGGCGCCCTCGACCGGGCCCGCCAGCCCCGGGGGCTCCGCGGCGCCGGATGCGGGTGCGGCGACCCCCTCGGCGTCGGCGTCGGAGGAGAAGAAGGCCTAG
- a CDS encoding sodium-translocating pyrophosphatase yields MAEFFTTPMAAPAAMAAPTQESALSDGPVSLAAAVLTDDNRLIVIIVAVVAVAALIVARLLVRQVLAAGEGTERMKEIAAAVQEGANAYLSRQLRTVGVFAVIVFFLLLVLPADNWSQRAGRSLFFLVGALFSAVTGYIGMRLAVRSNVRVAAVAREATPAEGEPERDLTTVSHRATKIAFRTGGVVGMITVGLGLLGASCVVLVYAADAPKVLEGFGLGAALIAMFMRVGGGIFTKAADVGADLVGKVEQGIPEDDPRNAATIADNVGDNVGDCAGMAADLFESYAVTLVAALILGMAAFGDSGLAFPLMVPAIGVVTAMIGIFAVAPRRADRSGMTAINRGFFISAVVSLVLVAVAAFVYLPSSYAELTGVADEAITTHGGDPRVFALVAVAIGIVLAALIQQLTGYFTETERRPVQDIGKSSLTGPATVVLAGISIGLESAVYTALLIGLGVYGAFLLGGTSIMLALFAVALAGTGLLTTVGVIVAMDTFGPVSDNAQGIAEMSGDVTGAGAQVLTDLDAVGNTTKAITKGIAIATAVLAAAALFGSYRDAIASAVADVGAGAGELGLSLDISQPNNLVGLILGAAVVFLFSGLAINAVSRSAGAVVHEVRRQFREHPGIMDYTEKPEYGRVVDICTKDALRELATPGLLAVLAPIAVGFSLGVGALGSYLAGAIATGTLMAVFLANSGGAWDNAKKLVEDGHYGGKGSDAHAATVIGDTVGDPFKDTAGPAINPLLKVMNLVALLIAPAVVQFSYGADANPWIRALVAVFAVVVIVGAVYVSKRRGIAVGEDDSGAPGGGGPSVPSQDPAAAS; encoded by the coding sequence ATGGCGGAGTTCTTCACCACCCCAATGGCTGCACCGGCCGCAATGGCTGCACCGACGCAAGAATCCGCACTTTCCGACGGGCCCGTCTCCCTCGCGGCGGCGGTCCTCACCGACGACAACCGGCTGATCGTCATCATCGTGGCGGTCGTCGCCGTCGCCGCGCTCATCGTCGCCCGGCTGCTGGTGCGCCAGGTGCTGGCGGCCGGCGAGGGTACCGAGCGTATGAAGGAGATCGCCGCGGCGGTCCAGGAGGGCGCCAACGCCTATCTGTCCCGGCAACTGCGGACGGTCGGCGTGTTCGCCGTGATCGTGTTCTTCCTGTTGCTGGTGTTGCCGGCCGACAACTGGTCGCAGCGCGCGGGGCGTTCGCTCTTCTTCCTGGTGGGTGCGCTTTTCTCGGCGGTGACCGGATACATCGGTATGCGACTCGCCGTACGGAGCAATGTGCGCGTGGCCGCCGTCGCGCGTGAGGCGACGCCGGCGGAAGGTGAACCGGAAAGGGATCTCACCACCGTTTCGCACCGGGCGACGAAAATCGCCTTCCGTACCGGTGGTGTGGTCGGAATGATCACGGTGGGGCTCGGACTGCTCGGTGCCTCCTGTGTGGTGCTCGTCTATGCGGCCGACGCGCCCAAGGTGCTGGAAGGCTTCGGCCTCGGGGCTGCGCTGATCGCCATGTTCATGAGGGTCGGTGGCGGGATCTTCACCAAGGCCGCCGATGTGGGCGCCGACCTAGTCGGCAAGGTGGAGCAGGGCATTCCGGAGGACGATCCGCGCAACGCCGCAACCATCGCCGACAACGTGGGCGACAACGTCGGTGACTGCGCCGGCATGGCCGCCGACCTCTTCGAGTCGTACGCCGTGACGCTCGTCGCCGCACTCATCCTCGGCATGGCCGCCTTCGGCGACTCCGGCCTGGCCTTCCCCCTGATGGTCCCGGCGATCGGCGTCGTCACCGCGATGATCGGGATCTTCGCCGTCGCCCCGCGCCGCGCCGACCGCAGCGGGATGACCGCGATCAACCGGGGCTTCTTCATCTCCGCGGTCGTCTCCCTCGTCCTGGTGGCCGTGGCGGCCTTCGTCTATCTGCCGTCCTCGTACGCCGAGCTGACCGGGGTCGCCGACGAGGCGATCACCACACACGGCGGCGACCCGCGGGTCTTCGCCCTGGTGGCGGTGGCCATCGGCATCGTCCTGGCCGCGCTGATCCAGCAGCTCACCGGCTACTTCACCGAGACCGAGCGCCGCCCGGTCCAGGACATCGGGAAGTCCTCGCTGACCGGCCCGGCGACCGTGGTGCTGGCCGGTATCTCCATCGGCCTGGAGTCGGCCGTCTACACCGCCCTGCTGATCGGCCTCGGCGTCTACGGGGCGTTCCTGCTGGGCGGTACGTCGATCATGCTGGCGCTCTTCGCGGTGGCGCTCGCCGGGACCGGGCTGCTCACCACGGTCGGCGTCATCGTCGCCATGGACACCTTCGGGCCGGTCTCCGACAACGCCCAGGGCATCGCCGAGATGTCCGGTGACGTGACCGGCGCCGGGGCCCAGGTGCTCACCGACCTGGACGCCGTCGGCAACACCACCAAGGCCATCACCAAAGGCATCGCCATCGCCACCGCCGTTCTCGCGGCGGCCGCGCTCTTCGGCTCCTACCGCGACGCCATCGCCTCGGCGGTCGCCGACGTGGGGGCCGGGGCGGGGGAGCTGGGACTGAGCCTGGACATCTCCCAGCCCAACAATCTCGTCGGCCTGATCCTCGGCGCGGCGGTCGTCTTCCTCTTCTCCGGGCTCGCCATCAACGCGGTCTCGCGGTCGGCCGGGGCGGTCGTCCACGAGGTCCGGCGGCAGTTCCGCGAGCACCCCGGGATCATGGACTACACGGAGAAGCCGGAGTACGGCCGCGTCGTCGACATCTGCACCAAGGACGCCCTGCGCGAGCTGGCCACGCCCGGCCTGCTCGCGGTCCTGGCGCCGATCGCGGTCGGGTTCAGCCTCGGCGTCGGCGCGCTCGGCTCGTACCTCGCGGGCGCCATCGCCACCGGCACCCTGATGGCGGTCTTCCTCGCCAACTCCGGCGGGGCCTGGGACAACGCCAAGAAGCTCGTCGAGGACGGGCACTACGGCGGCAAGGGCAGCGACGCGCACGCCGCGACCGTGATCGGTGACACGGTCGGCGACCCGTTCAAGGACACGGCGGGGCCGGCGATCAACCCGCTCCTGAAGGTGATGAACCTGGTGGCGCTGCTCATCGCGCCCGCGGTGGTGCAGTTCAGCTACGGGGCGGACGCGAACCCCTGGATCCGGGCGCTGGTGGCCGTCTTCGCCGTCGTGGTCATCGTCGGCGCGGTCTACGTGTCCAAGCGGCGCGGCATCGCCGTGGGCGAGGACGACAGCGGGGCGCCGGGCGGCGGTGGCCCGTCGGTGCCGTCACAGGACCCGGCTGCCGCCTCCTAG